A genomic segment from Aegilops tauschii subsp. strangulata cultivar AL8/78 chromosome 1, Aet v6.0, whole genome shotgun sequence encodes:
- the LOC109749650 gene encoding uncharacterized protein has protein sequence MTDSNAESVKSGNGGSKANKNSDKVKKGGQSATSGGGTGGANMLAHRNIPNQYLMLTDTNYGVWAVKMKIILRTLRVWEAITDDDIDKECDKGAMAAIAQSMADSVLMTLAEFEMMEETESVNDYAMRLTTLVGEIRALGAKLEETEVVEKLFSSKGKGGGGDQLMYSRADWESPSSKGRRNVGEGSSNAKRGGQTEEGKGKGKPQGRGKADRSKERKPRNLDMSEVKCYNYNEMGHFAKDCPEPDKWEIKANLAKLED, from the exons ATGACGGACAGCAACGCTGAGTCAGTCAAGTCCGGCAATGGCGGTTCCAAGGCGAACAAGAACAGCGACAAGGTGAAGAAGGGCGGCCAGTCAGCAACCAGTGGTGGAGGAACGGGCGGCGCCAACATGCTGGCACATCGCAACATCCCCAACCAATACCTGATGCTCACCGACACCAACTATGGCGTGTGGGCGGTGAAGATGAAGATCATTCTCCGAACCCTTAGAGTGTGGGAGGCCATCACGGACGACGACATCGACAAGGAGTGCGACAAGGGTGCCATGGCCGCCATAGCCCAGTCTATGGCGGATTCCGTGCTGATGACATTGGCGGAGTTCGAGATG ATGGAGGAAACTGAATCGGTGAACGACTATGCCATGCGTCTGACTACATTGGTGGGAGAGATACGCGCGCTTGGTGCGAAGCTCGAGGAAACCGAGGTTGTGGAGAAGCTTTTCAGTTCG AAGGGCAAAGGAGGAGGTGGTGACCAACTCATGTACTCGCGCGCAGATTGGGAGTCCCCAAGTAGCAAAGGAAGGCGCAACGTTGGCGAAGGCTCAAGCAACGCGAAGCGCGGCGGACAAACCGAAGAAGGCAAAGGAAAAGGCAAGCCACAAGGTCGTGGTAAGGCGGACCGATCTAAAGAGCGGAAGCCACGGAACTTGGATATGTCCGAGGTCAAGTGCTATAACTACAACGAGATGGGTCACTTTGCAAAGGATTGTCCGGAGCCTGACAAGTGGGAGATCAAGGCAAATTTGGCAAAGCTGGAAGACTAA